The following are from one region of the Sandaracinus amylolyticus genome:
- a CDS encoding alpha/beta fold hydrolase — protein sequence MAQASDLPPWLDRASYPWTPRTFDTSEGRMRYLDEGEGPAVLLVHGTPSWSFEWREVVRALAPRHRVIVPDHLGFGLSDKPDAPEILAPADHARRLRALVSALELRDLVLVVHDFGGPIGLPLALEEGSRVRAVVVTNTWMWAHEDPKVARLSRFVASPLGRWLYRRLNASPRWLVPSSMGDRRKLTRDAHRHYLAPFGSWAERAAPWKLGVELAGSSPYYASLWAKRSALASLPLEIVWGTRDPAFTKRELEQWQQSFPHARTHTLDVGHFVAEEAPQELASVIASVASR from the coding sequence GTGGCGCAGGCGAGCGACCTGCCCCCCTGGCTCGATCGCGCGAGCTACCCGTGGACGCCGCGCACGTTCGACACGTCCGAAGGCCGGATGCGCTACCTCGACGAGGGCGAGGGCCCCGCCGTGCTGCTCGTGCACGGAACGCCCTCGTGGTCGTTCGAGTGGCGCGAGGTGGTGCGCGCGCTCGCGCCGCGCCATCGGGTGATCGTGCCCGATCACCTGGGGTTCGGGCTCTCCGACAAGCCCGACGCGCCGGAGATCCTCGCGCCGGCGGATCACGCGCGGCGCCTGCGCGCGCTGGTGAGCGCGCTCGAGCTGCGCGATCTCGTGCTCGTCGTGCACGACTTCGGAGGGCCGATCGGTCTGCCGCTCGCGCTCGAGGAAGGCTCACGGGTGCGCGCCGTCGTCGTGACCAACACGTGGATGTGGGCCCACGAGGATCCCAAGGTCGCGCGCCTCTCGCGGTTCGTCGCGTCACCGCTCGGGCGCTGGCTCTATCGCCGCCTCAATGCGTCGCCGCGCTGGCTCGTGCCTTCCTCGATGGGCGATCGCCGCAAGCTGACGCGCGACGCGCACCGCCACTATCTCGCGCCCTTCGGCTCGTGGGCCGAGCGCGCCGCGCCGTGGAAGCTCGGGGTCGAGCTCGCGGGGTCGAGCCCGTACTACGCGTCGCTGTGGGCGAAGCGGAGCGCGCTCGCGAGCCTGCCGCTCGAGATCGTCTGGGGCACGCGCGATCCCGCGTTCACGAAGCGCGAGCTCGAGCAGTGGCAGCAGAGCTTCCCGCACGCGCGCACCCACACGCTCGACGTCGGTCACTTCGTCGCCGAGGAAGCGCCGCAGGAGCTCGCGTCGGTGATCGCGTCGGTCGCGAGCCGCTGA
- a CDS encoding helix-turn-helix transcriptional regulator: MHDLARCIALLAASAPDLRTYRDGVLDALDAHDLFDAALMHAGSPRVPLETAAVRGLDPARLAASTDRWDAWAVELGRLRDVALARDGVASDREALPARGAARAAFDGAMRAAFGRRPRATALVHLVVRGRIVALLVLVRWRERAYDDTELALLRALAPMLAAGDALHARLDAAPRAAMMARLVCNDGRLTPRQQQVVEHVALGHTNAAIASALELSPNTVRNLLASVMKRLGAANRADVVRLAVLRPD, encoded by the coding sequence GTGCACGACCTCGCACGCTGCATCGCGCTGCTCGCCGCCAGCGCGCCCGATCTGCGCACCTATCGCGACGGCGTGCTCGACGCCCTCGACGCCCACGATCTCTTCGACGCGGCGCTGATGCACGCGGGCTCGCCGCGGGTGCCGCTCGAGACCGCCGCGGTGCGTGGTCTCGACCCTGCGCGCCTCGCGGCGAGCACCGATCGCTGGGATGCGTGGGCGGTGGAGCTCGGCCGGCTGCGCGACGTCGCGCTGGCGCGTGACGGGGTCGCGAGCGATCGCGAAGCGCTGCCGGCGCGAGGTGCGGCGCGCGCCGCGTTCGACGGCGCGATGCGCGCGGCGTTCGGCCGGCGCCCCCGCGCGACGGCGCTGGTGCACCTCGTCGTCCGCGGGCGCATCGTGGCGCTGCTGGTGCTCGTGCGGTGGCGAGAGCGCGCCTACGACGACACCGAGCTCGCGCTGCTGCGCGCGCTCGCGCCGATGCTCGCCGCCGGCGACGCGCTGCACGCACGGCTCGACGCTGCGCCGCGCGCCGCGATGATGGCGCGCCTGGTGTGCAACGACGGACGCCTCACGCCGCGCCAGCAGCAGGTCGTGGAGCACGTCGCGCTCGGGCACACCAACGCGGCGATCGCGAGCGCGCTCGAGCTCTCGCCGAACACCGTGCGCAACCTGCTCGCGTCGGTGATGAAGCGGCTCGGCGCGGCGAACCGCGCCGACGTGGTGCGGCTCGCCGTGCTGCGACCCGACTGA
- a CDS encoding DUF455 family protein, whose translation MDAPREGTVERWAWDYVLSTDLAHKLAPPPVPRAWEDAPRALRIDAPGRPDELVRADKRAKTPRPEALRDARKRAELLHVFAHHELQAAELMCRALLLFVERDPAFRRGLLRIALDEVRHLAMYDAHLRALGFRFGSFPVRDWFWERVPAAESAESFVAMLGVGFEGANLDHTRRFADAFRAVGDEEGARLQEIVGDEEVPHVRFAVQWLERWSGGALELDAWRARLPAPITPIVMRGRPLDRARRARAGMDEAFVDALDRWMP comes from the coding sequence GTGGACGCGCCGCGCGAGGGAACGGTCGAGCGATGGGCGTGGGACTACGTCCTCTCGACCGACCTCGCGCACAAGCTCGCGCCGCCGCCGGTGCCGCGGGCGTGGGAGGACGCGCCGCGCGCGCTACGGATCGACGCGCCGGGGCGTCCGGACGAGCTGGTGCGCGCGGACAAGCGCGCGAAGACGCCGCGCCCCGAGGCGCTGCGCGATGCGCGGAAGCGCGCCGAGCTGCTCCACGTGTTCGCGCACCACGAGCTCCAGGCCGCGGAGCTGATGTGCCGCGCGTTGCTGCTCTTCGTGGAGCGCGACCCGGCGTTCCGGCGCGGGCTCTTGCGCATCGCGCTCGACGAGGTGCGGCACCTCGCGATGTACGACGCGCACCTGCGCGCGCTGGGCTTCCGCTTCGGGAGCTTCCCGGTGCGCGACTGGTTCTGGGAGCGCGTGCCCGCGGCGGAGAGCGCGGAGTCGTTCGTCGCGATGCTCGGCGTGGGGTTCGAGGGCGCGAACCTCGATCACACGCGGCGCTTCGCGGACGCGTTCCGCGCGGTGGGCGACGAAGAAGGCGCGCGCCTCCAGGAGATCGTCGGCGACGAGGAAGTGCCGCACGTGCGCTTCGCGGTGCAGTGGCTCGAGCGGTGGAGCGGCGGCGCGCTCGAGCTCGACGCATGGCGCGCGCGCTTGCCCGCGCCGATCACGCCGATCGTGATGCGGGGGCGACCGCTCGATCGCGCGCGGCGCGCGCGGGCGGGCATGGACGAGGCGTTCGTCGACGCGCTCGATCGCTGGATGCCGTGA
- a CDS encoding TolB family protein, translating into MTRRGPRTEGWSSAACALGMLAGCVLPQDDVAPSDDRPTAASAPSDLPVLEVLVVESRDDALSFRRLDPATFDAIRARGAGLSEAALVDIPSVACTSANCPTGELVAFSNVTGAYRAITNGGPVGTATPWTDADAPDCGPVPPSGTGVCRQVRLRNLHPDQLERVYAELIELEPSGATTSVSVPVQPWGAEADFGLTPAIPNGLWRFGELGRSSPPPPGVAGLSWWAFEGTTPPGEAFTFRFLVMVRGQVVRPTQRANVAAPDQPASDYPVVASGPSIATSSVDVSADGRYVVFATSSTTIGGAGSPAERSNVVRHDMLTGANVVVNVGIEASSNCRATNPSISDDGTRVAFEAQRCRLVARAGHNNQRSYVFVRNLAASTTTLASAATNGQYANGSSTAPRISGDGSTVVFQSIATDLVTGTRSGCNRVYRYAMATGAITHVSATRGTTIDATAGFPACSAITPAGEDPDVSDDGSIIAFRSDVALTTSDTNGEPDVYVYRHGGTSADVYRVSVSTTDGPVFGGDFDHAAVSGDGAFVAFSSIATELLGTSTGRHVYRRGSGPADAATLERVTLRPDGSIPSGTGFATPWPTLSQSGRFVSFWNSFTDVTNPALSFPGTQLVVCDMGGPTTPEELARCFVISRVQLTPSATFTALSGTVHGGARRGLACDDESEACYTVYQANGTGWGNLAASTPQVFVSPLGDPRDQMPAPSP; encoded by the coding sequence ATGACCCGACGCGGACCGAGGACCGAAGGCTGGAGCTCCGCCGCCTGCGCGCTGGGGATGCTCGCAGGGTGCGTGCTGCCGCAAGACGACGTCGCGCCGAGCGACGATCGCCCGACCGCCGCATCCGCGCCCTCCGATCTGCCGGTGCTCGAGGTGCTCGTCGTGGAGTCGCGCGACGACGCGCTCTCGTTCCGGCGGCTCGACCCTGCGACGTTCGACGCGATCCGCGCCCGGGGTGCGGGGCTGAGCGAGGCCGCGCTGGTCGACATCCCGTCGGTCGCGTGCACGAGCGCGAATTGCCCGACGGGTGAGCTCGTCGCGTTCTCGAACGTCACCGGCGCGTACCGCGCGATCACCAACGGCGGCCCGGTCGGCACCGCGACGCCGTGGACCGACGCCGATGCGCCGGATTGCGGGCCCGTCCCCCCGAGCGGCACCGGCGTGTGCCGTCAGGTGCGGCTGCGCAACCTGCATCCCGATCAGCTCGAGCGTGTGTACGCCGAGCTGATCGAGCTCGAGCCGAGCGGCGCGACCACGTCGGTGAGCGTGCCCGTGCAGCCGTGGGGCGCCGAGGCCGACTTCGGCCTGACGCCCGCGATCCCCAACGGGCTCTGGCGCTTCGGTGAGCTCGGGCGCAGCTCGCCCCCTCCGCCGGGCGTCGCGGGGCTGAGCTGGTGGGCGTTCGAGGGCACGACCCCGCCCGGCGAGGCGTTCACGTTCCGCTTCCTCGTGATGGTGCGTGGTCAGGTCGTGCGGCCCACGCAGCGCGCGAACGTCGCAGCGCCCGATCAGCCGGCGTCGGACTATCCGGTGGTTGCGAGCGGTCCGTCGATCGCGACCTCGAGCGTCGACGTGTCGGCGGACGGTCGCTACGTGGTCTTCGCGACGAGCTCCACGACGATCGGCGGCGCGGGCTCGCCCGCCGAGCGCAGCAACGTGGTGCGCCACGACATGCTCACCGGCGCGAACGTCGTGGTGAACGTCGGCATCGAGGCCTCGAGCAACTGCCGGGCGACGAACCCGAGCATCTCCGACGACGGAACGCGCGTCGCGTTCGAGGCCCAGCGCTGTCGCCTCGTCGCGCGCGCCGGGCACAACAACCAGCGCAGCTACGTGTTCGTGCGGAACCTCGCCGCGAGCACCACCACGCTCGCGAGCGCGGCGACGAACGGCCAGTACGCGAACGGCAGCTCGACCGCGCCGCGCATCAGCGGCGACGGCTCGACGGTGGTGTTCCAGAGCATCGCGACCGACCTCGTCACCGGCACGCGCAGCGGGTGCAACCGCGTCTATCGCTACGCGATGGCGACCGGCGCGATCACGCACGTGAGCGCGACGCGCGGCACCACGATCGACGCGACCGCCGGGTTCCCGGCCTGCAGCGCGATCACGCCGGCCGGTGAGGACCCCGACGTGAGCGACGACGGCTCGATCATCGCCTTCCGCTCCGACGTCGCGCTCACGACGAGCGACACCAACGGCGAGCCCGACGTCTACGTGTACCGGCACGGCGGCACGAGCGCCGACGTGTACCGCGTGAGCGTGAGCACCACCGATGGCCCGGTGTTCGGCGGCGACTTCGATCACGCCGCGGTCTCGGGTGACGGTGCGTTCGTCGCGTTCTCGTCGATCGCGACCGAGCTCCTGGGCACCAGCACCGGACGTCACGTGTACCGCCGCGGCTCGGGGCCCGCGGATGCCGCGACGCTCGAGCGGGTGACCCTCCGGCCCGACGGATCGATCCCGAGCGGCACCGGTTTCGCGACGCCCTGGCCCACGCTCTCGCAGAGCGGGCGCTTCGTGTCGTTCTGGAATTCGTTCACCGATGTCACGAATCCCGCGCTCTCGTTCCCGGGCACGCAGCTCGTGGTCTGCGACATGGGCGGGCCGACGACGCCCGAAGAGCTCGCGCGATGCTTCGTGATCAGCCGCGTGCAGCTCACGCCGAGCGCGACCTTCACCGCGCTCTCGGGCACGGTGCACGGCGGCGCGCGGCGCGGCCTGGCGTGCGACGACGAGAGCGAGGCTTGTTACACCGTGTATCAAGCGAACGGGACCGGCTGGGGCAACCTCGCGGCGAGCACGCCCCAGGTGTTCGTGAGCCCGCTCGGCGATCCGCGCGATCAGATGCCTGCACCGTCTCCTTGA
- a CDS encoding MopE-related protein, translating to MERAALVLVVALGIAACGDDDAGEGPSAFDGGAISEEDAGIADDAGPPPECTSDTDCANEDLCDGAERCEGGTCVAGTPLRCIVGDTCSLEACDPATGCETLPGDRDADGSDDCADCAPDDATIHPGAEELCNQIDDDCDGAIDPGVRTWFADCDGDSYASLRASSVTSCVEPSGDDTGCTGAERAWTDRMPTRRTADCADDDARVFVDQTESFTTPIEGALVEVDFDFDCDGDEEPEEGATGECAQMGGSCRATAGWAAAVPACGETGSFVTSCSGACAPVTETRTQACR from the coding sequence ATGGAACGCGCAGCTCTCGTCCTGGTCGTGGCGCTCGGAATCGCAGCGTGCGGGGACGACGACGCCGGCGAAGGGCCGAGCGCCTTCGACGGCGGTGCGATCTCCGAGGAGGACGCAGGCATCGCCGATGATGCCGGGCCGCCGCCTGAGTGCACGTCCGACACCGACTGCGCGAACGAGGATCTCTGCGACGGGGCCGAGCGCTGCGAGGGCGGCACCTGTGTGGCGGGCACGCCGCTCCGCTGCATCGTGGGCGACACCTGCTCGCTCGAGGCGTGCGATCCCGCGACAGGCTGCGAGACCCTGCCCGGCGATCGCGACGCCGACGGCAGCGACGACTGCGCGGACTGCGCGCCCGACGACGCGACGATCCACCCCGGCGCCGAGGAGCTCTGCAACCAGATCGACGACGACTGCGACGGCGCGATCGATCCCGGCGTGCGCACCTGGTTCGCCGACTGCGACGGCGACTCCTACGCATCGCTGCGCGCATCGTCGGTGACGAGCTGCGTCGAGCCCTCGGGTGACGACACCGGCTGCACCGGCGCCGAGCGCGCGTGGACCGATCGCATGCCGACGCGGCGCACCGCGGATTGCGCCGACGACGACGCGCGCGTGTTCGTCGATCAGACGGAGTCCTTCACGACGCCGATCGAAGGTGCGCTGGTCGAGGTCGACTTCGACTTCGACTGCGACGGCGACGAGGAGCCGGAGGAGGGCGCGACCGGCGAGTGCGCGCAGATGGGCGGCTCGTGCCGCGCGACCGCCGGCTGGGCGGCCGCGGTCCCGGCGTGCGGCGAGACCGGGAGCTTCGTGACCTCGTGCAGCGGGGCGTGCGCGCCGGTGACGGAGACGCGCACCCAGGCGTGTCGCTGA
- a CDS encoding DUF542 domain-containing protein has translation MKPDEVARTTIVRDILLDIAGAEAAFERHHVDYCCGGALALEEACRRAGADVDAVLATLVEEANKPGAQAPRDREMLSVPLVELVKKIVDEHHVRSRADATSLVALARDAVATDGARDPALAEIVALLETLYAELLPHLAFEERHVFPYVVALERAGHDGATPPAALFATIAEPIAEMIHEHEAADHQLHDLRDLAHDYVASEGASAATRALYAALAEQERELVRHMHLEGNVLFPRAERLEQKVRAAFRSPRRRA, from the coding sequence ATGAAGCCCGACGAGGTCGCTCGCACGACGATCGTGCGCGACATCCTCCTCGACATCGCCGGCGCGGAGGCCGCGTTCGAGCGGCACCACGTCGACTACTGCTGCGGTGGCGCGCTCGCGCTCGAGGAGGCGTGCCGTCGCGCCGGGGCCGACGTCGACGCGGTGCTCGCGACGCTCGTCGAAGAGGCGAACAAGCCGGGCGCACAGGCACCGCGCGATCGCGAGATGCTCTCGGTCCCGCTGGTCGAGCTCGTGAAGAAGATCGTCGACGAGCACCACGTCCGCTCGCGCGCCGACGCGACCTCGCTGGTCGCCCTCGCGCGTGATGCCGTCGCGACCGATGGCGCGCGCGACCCCGCGCTCGCGGAGATCGTCGCGCTGCTCGAGACGCTCTACGCCGAGCTCCTGCCGCACCTCGCGTTCGAGGAGCGCCACGTCTTCCCGTACGTCGTCGCGCTCGAGCGCGCGGGGCATGACGGTGCGACCCCGCCCGCCGCGCTCTTCGCCACGATCGCCGAGCCGATCGCCGAGATGATCCACGAGCACGAGGCCGCGGATCACCAGCTCCACGATCTGCGCGATCTCGCGCACGACTACGTCGCGTCCGAGGGCGCGAGCGCCGCGACCCGCGCGCTCTACGCCGCGCTCGCCGAGCAGGAGCGCGAGCTCGTGCGGCACATGCACCTCGAGGGCAACGTGCTCTTCCCGCGCGCGGAGCGCCTCGAGCAGAAGGTCCGCGCCGCGTTCCGCTCGCCCCGCCGTCGCGCCTGA
- the panB gene encoding 3-methyl-2-oxobutanoate hydroxymethyltransferase yields the protein MTTDRASARAPARVTVPELRRMKSRGERIAVVTAYDATFARMLDEGGAEVLLVGDSLGMVVQGLDTTLPVTVDEMIYHCRAVARGTKRALIVGDMPFMSYQVSIEEALRNAGRFLAEGGAHAVKLEGGEPMAETIARVVSVGIPVVAHVGLTPQSVHAMGGFKVQGRGEDDAERVLRDARAVADAGAFAVVLEGIPTDLAQRITAAIDVPTIGIGAGVHCDGQVLVSYDLLGLTPDLKPKFVKRFAELFADGRAATERYVDEVKSGAFPAPEHSFGAAPAKKSDAPAKPAYGPSDA from the coding sequence ATGACGACCGATCGTGCTTCCGCGCGCGCGCCGGCGCGCGTGACCGTGCCCGAGCTCCGTCGAATGAAGTCCCGTGGCGAGCGCATCGCGGTGGTCACCGCGTACGACGCCACCTTCGCGCGCATGCTCGACGAGGGCGGCGCCGAGGTGCTGCTCGTCGGCGACTCGCTCGGCATGGTCGTGCAGGGCCTCGACACGACCCTGCCCGTGACCGTCGACGAGATGATCTACCACTGCCGCGCGGTCGCTCGCGGCACCAAGCGCGCGCTGATCGTCGGCGACATGCCGTTCATGAGCTACCAGGTCTCGATCGAGGAGGCGCTGCGCAACGCGGGCCGCTTCCTCGCCGAGGGCGGCGCGCACGCGGTGAAGCTCGAGGGCGGCGAGCCGATGGCCGAGACGATCGCGCGCGTCGTGAGCGTCGGCATCCCGGTGGTGGCGCACGTCGGGCTCACGCCGCAGAGCGTGCACGCGATGGGCGGCTTCAAGGTGCAGGGCCGCGGCGAGGACGACGCGGAGCGCGTGCTGCGCGACGCGCGCGCGGTCGCCGACGCGGGCGCGTTCGCGGTGGTGCTCGAGGGCATCCCCACCGATCTCGCGCAGCGCATCACCGCCGCGATCGACGTGCCGACGATCGGCATCGGCGCGGGCGTGCACTGCGATGGTCAGGTGCTCGTGAGCTACGACCTGCTCGGGCTCACGCCCGACCTCAAGCCGAAGTTCGTGAAGCGCTTCGCCGAGCTCTTCGCGGATGGGCGCGCGGCGACCGAGCGCTACGTCGACGAAGTGAAGAGCGGCGCGTTCCCCGCGCCCGAGCACTCGTTCGGCGCAGCGCCCGCGAAGAAGAGCGACGCGCCGGCGAAGCCCGCGTACGGGCCCAGCGACGCCTGA
- the panC gene encoding pantoate--beta-alanine ligase, protein MTKVVHEKSELRAACDAIRASGGRLGLVPTMGALHDGHLALVADARRRGATHVALTIFVNPLQFGPSEDFDRYPRTLEADVARCRDAGVDLVFAPPRDGMYPPGFQSEVQVTKLTTRLEGAFRPGHFTGVTTVVAKLFMLAGPCVACFGRKDYQQWKVIERMARDLDMPIDVASMPTVRESDGLAMSSRNRYLSPEERERALGIARGLRAAHAAYGAGERDAAKIAEMVRAEITPRFDSIDYVDVADADTLEPFTRPIEGRAVITVAAKIGKTRLIDNTVLGEDTSP, encoded by the coding sequence ATGACGAAGGTCGTGCACGAGAAGAGCGAGCTGCGCGCCGCGTGCGACGCGATCCGCGCGTCGGGTGGTCGCCTCGGGCTCGTGCCCACGATGGGCGCGCTGCACGACGGGCACCTCGCGCTCGTCGCGGACGCGCGTCGTCGTGGGGCCACCCACGTCGCGCTCACGATCTTCGTCAATCCGCTGCAGTTCGGTCCCAGCGAGGACTTCGATCGTTATCCGCGCACCCTCGAGGCCGACGTCGCGCGTTGTCGCGACGCCGGCGTCGACCTCGTGTTCGCGCCGCCGCGCGACGGCATGTACCCGCCGGGCTTCCAGTCCGAGGTGCAGGTCACGAAGCTCACGACGCGGCTCGAGGGCGCGTTCCGCCCCGGGCACTTCACGGGCGTCACGACCGTCGTCGCGAAGCTGTTCATGCTCGCCGGGCCCTGCGTCGCGTGCTTCGGGCGCAAGGACTACCAGCAGTGGAAGGTGATCGAGCGCATGGCGCGCGATCTCGACATGCCGATCGACGTGGCCTCCATGCCCACGGTGCGCGAGAGCGACGGGCTCGCGATGAGCTCGCGCAATCGTTATCTGTCGCCGGAGGAGCGCGAGCGCGCGCTCGGCATCGCGCGCGGACTGCGCGCCGCGCACGCGGCGTACGGCGCGGGTGAGCGCGACGCGGCGAAGATCGCGGAGATGGTGCGCGCCGAGATCACGCCGCGCTTCGACTCCATCGACTACGTCGACGTCGCCGACGCCGACACGCTCGAGCCGTTCACGCGCCCGATCGAAGGACGCGCGGTGATCACGGTCGCCGCGAAGATCGGCAAGACGCGCCTGATCGACAACACCGTGCTCGGCGAGGACACGTCGCCTTGA
- a CDS encoding GNAT family N-acetyltransferase — MSEDDLFRGALVRLAAPRPEDAAIIASWSERSAYPRLIDTDLAVPRTPGEIGRATVRAGDSLEFRLRTLEGDTLVGFVALFGIEWNNRCATIAIGIGDPAHRRRGYARDGMQLLLRYAFTEANLERVGLDVISYNEPAIALYRSLGFQQEGVRRRAVMRGGRAYDRIDFGLLREEWASATESVALRIP, encoded by the coding sequence TTGAGCGAGGACGATCTGTTCCGGGGCGCGCTGGTGAGGCTCGCCGCGCCACGCCCCGAGGACGCCGCGATCATCGCGTCGTGGAGCGAGCGCTCGGCATATCCGAGGCTGATCGACACCGACCTCGCCGTACCGCGCACGCCGGGCGAGATCGGACGCGCGACGGTGCGCGCCGGAGACTCGCTCGAATTCCGCCTGCGCACCCTCGAGGGCGACACGCTCGTCGGCTTCGTCGCGCTCTTCGGCATCGAGTGGAACAACCGCTGCGCGACGATCGCGATCGGCATCGGCGATCCCGCTCACCGTCGCAGAGGCTACGCGCGCGACGGCATGCAGCTCCTGCTGCGCTACGCGTTCACCGAAGCGAACCTCGAGCGCGTCGGGCTCGACGTGATCTCGTACAACGAGCCCGCGATCGCGCTCTATCGCAGCCTCGGGTTCCAGCAGGAAGGCGTGCGACGTCGCGCGGTGATGCGTGGCGGGCGCGCCTACGATCGCATCGACTTCGGTCTGCTCCGCGAGGAGTGGGCGAGCGCTACGGAATCGGTAGCGCTACGGATTCCGTAG
- a CDS encoding pyridoxal-phosphate-dependent aminotransferase family protein — protein sequence MTSTIFDELDPPTRLLMGPGPSDVPPRVLRALGSPTVGHLDPYYLRVMNETRELLKRTFRTDNELTFPISATGMAGMEAAVVNLIEPGDEMIVGVNGVFGERMCDVASRAGATVHRVEAPWGSTIDPDAIRAALSTNPNVKVVGIVHAETSTGAHQPLEEIGKTVREHDALLLVDAVTSLGGAPLEIDAWGIDACYSGSQKCLSCPPGLSPVTFSPRAIARIEKRTSKVQSWYLDVSMIKSYWGGERAYHHTAPVNMTYAMREALRLVHEEGLEQRWARHAKHHRALRAGLEALGLRYVPERSLPMLNAVHVPEGVDDAATRKALLEQHGIEIGGGLGPFKGKAWRVGLMGASCTRRHVTTLLGALGSLLPNASAGEALAAADRAYSS from the coding sequence GTGACGAGCACCATCTTCGACGAGCTGGACCCCCCGACGCGACTCCTGATGGGCCCCGGCCCGAGCGACGTGCCGCCGCGTGTGCTGCGTGCGCTCGGATCGCCGACCGTCGGGCACCTCGACCCGTACTACCTGCGCGTGATGAACGAGACGCGCGAGCTCCTGAAGCGCACGTTCCGCACCGACAACGAGCTCACGTTCCCGATCAGCGCGACCGGCATGGCGGGCATGGAAGCCGCGGTCGTGAACCTGATCGAGCCGGGCGACGAGATGATCGTCGGCGTCAACGGCGTGTTCGGCGAGCGCATGTGCGACGTCGCGTCGCGGGCGGGCGCGACGGTGCATCGCGTCGAAGCGCCGTGGGGCAGCACGATCGACCCCGACGCGATCCGCGCCGCGCTCTCGACGAACCCGAACGTGAAGGTCGTCGGCATCGTGCACGCGGAGACGTCGACCGGCGCGCACCAGCCGCTCGAGGAGATCGGCAAGACGGTGCGCGAGCACGACGCGCTGCTCCTCGTCGACGCGGTCACGTCGCTCGGCGGCGCGCCGCTCGAGATCGACGCGTGGGGCATCGACGCGTGTTACTCGGGCTCGCAGAAGTGCCTGTCGTGCCCGCCCGGCTTGTCGCCGGTGACGTTCTCGCCGCGCGCGATCGCGCGCATCGAGAAGCGCACGAGCAAGGTGCAGAGCTGGTACCTCGACGTCTCGATGATCAAGTCGTACTGGGGCGGCGAGCGCGCGTACCACCACACCGCGCCGGTGAACATGACGTATGCGATGCGCGAGGCGCTGCGCCTGGTGCACGAAGAGGGGCTCGAGCAGCGCTGGGCGCGCCACGCGAAGCACCACCGCGCGCTTCGCGCCGGGCTCGAGGCGCTCGGCCTGCGCTACGTGCCGGAGCGCTCGCTGCCGATGCTCAACGCGGTGCACGTGCCCGAGGGCGTCGACGACGCGGCGACGCGCAAGGCGCTGCTCGAGCAGCACGGCATCGAGATCGGCGGCGGCCTCGGTCCGTTCAAGGGCAAGGCGTGGCGCGTCGGGCTGATGGGCGCGTCGTGCACGCGCCGTCACGTGACGACGCTGCTCGGCGCGCTGGGCTCGCTGCTGCCGAACGCGTCGGCGGGCGAGGCGCTCGCCGCAGCGGATCGCGCGTACTCGAGCTGA
- a CDS encoding TerB family tellurite resistance protein — translation MDFRDLTNDETICLMGLLREVIQADDDYSPAERAKMRELRDALGDERFDAAIDEAKRRYAGSRAALKEHAKTITRPEARKTIFALLEKVAASDGVTASERKPLDWVASWWDLKT, via the coding sequence ATGGACTTCCGCGATCTCACGAACGACGAGACGATCTGCCTGATGGGCCTCCTGCGCGAGGTCATCCAGGCCGACGACGACTACAGCCCCGCGGAGCGCGCGAAGATGCGCGAGCTGCGCGACGCGCTCGGCGACGAGCGCTTCGACGCCGCGATCGACGAGGCGAAGCGTCGCTACGCGGGATCGCGCGCGGCGCTCAAGGAGCACGCGAAGACGATCACGCGCCCCGAGGCGCGGAAGACGATCTTCGCGCTGCTGGAGAAGGTCGCGGCGAGCGACGGCGTGACGGCGAGCGAGCGCAAGCCGCTCGACTGGGTCGCGTCGTGGTGGGATCTGAAGACCTGA